The sequence GACGGCGAAAATGAACATGACAATGAAGAAGAGGACGTTGGAGGTGAAAACAGCTAAGTGGTCGATGGTTTCGTCCGGGTCATCCATGACGTCCACCTCATCTGTAACAGACGGGATGACAACACACGGGATGAGCGTTCCAGCGGGAGCCGCCCGAGACTTCGTCATCTTACCTTCCGAGAGGTAGTTGATGGCACGTATGCGTCTCCCGTTATCGTCGACGCGGTGCTCCCTGAAAATGTTGAAACATTGGCCACGGAAGCCACGCTCTGCCCCTTTAATTTGGAGTTGTTCTTTCGAAAGACCTCACCTGAGCACCAAGAGCACCAACAGGATGTTGATGACGCCAAAGACAGCGGCCAGTAAAGCCGGAGCAGTGTACATGTTGAGCTTCAGGTCGATGAACTCCACCGTGTAACCCAGTTCCCCGAGGAACGACAAGCAGGCCTGCAGAGCTGATCGACATCCCCAAGTACAGTATCTTGAAACATTTTCCAGATGCTACCCCTCCTCCAGAAAGCTACGGCGCTGCAGTGTCTTGCGTTCCTATTTGTCCCAGAGTTTTTCTCAAGGATTAAAGGAGTCCTGTCAATGAGTAATGTCCAGGTAGATCAAGATTCTGAATACCCTTGACCAGATAAGGGCTCTTTTAATGCTCGTTTGGCCACAAATCCGGAGCAGAAAAATCATGAAATGTCACGATTTGGGCTTTACACCAGAACGTACACAGTTCAAGTCAGTCTGGTTCCCGAGACAGATTCTGAAGACCGCTCAGCAACGAGAAAGAGTAACAATAATACACCGAGGCTCTTGCCAATCGGTCGTTTTATTCGACGGAAAGAAACAAACACGGCTGGAGTTGGGACTCCTCCtcccagctatttttttttttttttggagggattCTGTACCAGACAATGGTTGGTGTCCAGGTCTTGGAAAGCAAGACGTGAAGCACCAGAACTCTAATGACCTTTGTCCTTACACGTAAACCAGAAAGACCAAACACACTGAGTCGCTCTGAAATGTACATCTAAGGGAAAAGGTCCAAGTCTTGGGAGCTTCCAGTTTTGCACTGGCGCTGCAGACCTGGAACTCAACCAATGACCGgacatattttgtaaaaatttcTTCAGTAAAAACCTCAAGTGCCAACAAGGAACCAAGACTGTGGAGTCCTGTCGCTCGGCTTCAGGAGGATGACCCAAATCTTAGGTGCCTCATCTGGACTTGCCGGAGGTAAAAATCCAAATTTACCTGGTCCGAGGATGAACCCCAAGGCTTGACAGGCACTCATGTTGGCCATGGCATTCGTCCTCTCCTTCAGCGATGTGGCTCCAGCCACGTAGGACCTCACTACGGCAACATTACCTATCAGGATAGGACTGTGTAAGACACCCGTACTCTGGATTACGCTACCGGAGGAATGACTGACGTCTAGTGTCACTACTGTACTAAATGTACTTTTCGAAACGTGTGTGGGAGGTGTTTCGCCGAAATATGTCTACAATGTGTTTAATTGTTAGTTTGACTCATTTTAAATGCGTTTAAAGCATGTGCAAGGGACAATGACAACCTGCTCCGAAGCCCACAAAGGCTCGAGAAATGAGTATGTGGTATTTGTCCCCAGTCGACGGCAGCGAAGCGTAGGCGTAGTAGATGTTGGCCGACAGGTTGATGACGATGGAGCACACCAGCGGCTCTCTGCGTCGCCGGTGATTGGACCACAGGCCGAACAGGGGCGACGCCGCCATCTGGCCGAGACTGTAGGCCGCCACCACCCAGCCGAGGAAGGTGGCGTCTGCGGTGTTGTCGGACTTTTGCAAGTACGGCCACAGCGACGTGATTACAATGGTGAAACCTGAAAGGATTTACAAAGAGCACAATCGTACAGGGAAAGACTTTAAGCGCATGGGAAAGTTGATCAGGTCAAGCTAcgtaaaaacaaattaaaccaCAATTCCTACATCatgcatgtatttttaaatcatcaatttTCTTGACTTCTAATCATCATTTGCGTCCTCGTAAATATTGTTAAAACGTGTGCAAGTCCACGATGTCAAAGAGGACACGCGGtacaaaaaatgcatggataatTCTTTTACATATGCAATGTATTTACAAACTATACAGAGTACACCTATAGttacatacattacatattCTGTATTGTATGTTGAATATAAAGTACATATTGAATGCAAGCAAACgttttgcaaaaatatgcatttaaatTACACGTGAATTATACAATAGAGAAACAAGTGTAATAAGAATGTAGTTATTTGGTTCTTCACAGGAATGAGAATAAGGagggaaatgaataaaaaacgtAAATCTTTCCTTTTATACTATTTCTACATAAAGTAAATTAAATATGTTCTCACCCACGCTGCTTAGGAACATCGTGAAGTACATGACCCTTATTGATCTCCATCGGCTCCGGTAATCGTCATCAAGAACGTCATCACTGCGCACGACAACTTTTCAATAAAGTTGCGTTTGAAAACTCATAACTACTACTTGACAGTTTTGAAATCTCACTCACCTCCTTGGTTCATCCCGGAGTAAGGGGGTGTTTTCGTCTGGATCCGCGGACTGAGACATTGTGGCTTtcaacttgaaaaaataaaaatacacacacacacacacacacacacacaaaaaaaaggaagctaTCTGCACGAGTGCAAAGCTACGAGAAGCTAACTGACTCACGAGCTGGTGAGTTAGCCACGACAGCTAACATTAGTCCCGTCAATGAGTTGGTGCCATTGACGCGTTTACTCGAGTGAAGTAGCCACGTCTTTGCACTCTGTGCGTGACAGAATGCCCGCAAAACTGTGGACTCTGGCACccgagacaatttttttttttggtgacaactACTGTACTCCAAGCTAATCTTGCAAAAACGGACACATCCGGTGAcgtttcaaagtaaaaaaaaaaaaaatcactgacgTTCAGAGAGAACCTTTTCAGTggttttgcatctttttttttttttctttttacgttTGGAACGGAAAGGAGATCGTGATTTTACCTATGGAATATACATCAACAACAATAACATACGATTTTATTGAATTTGGAGCGCCTTGATAAAATTACTTTGAAAGGGGATCTGGAAATCTCGTGTTTGCCGTTCTGCCTTGACGCGGGCAAAATTGTACAGTACATAACGTCACGATcaaaaggagtaaaaaaaaaaaaaagaccgcaaCATTTAAAGAGGGAGGAAAGGCATAAATAATGGAGATGAAAGGAAGCAAGGATGGTGTCAATGAATTGAGATGAAGGTATGAATAGAAGGAAACAAGGATGCATAAGAAAGGATGGAAAGATGGAACAAGCATAAAAAGGATGTAAGTTCTTGTACGTTGTCGATGTAagaatttttttgggagggggggggtggagaggGTTACTTTAGTACAAAActtggatagaaaaaaaaaatcatgtattacAAATAACCTGCGAAAACATTTGatacatttcaaaactttaccaaaaaaaaaaaaaaaaatcgtaagagattgcaaaaaacacaacaaaggtGATTCCTTTAATCATGGTGAATATCAAGCACAACAATTCAGATCTTCCTCCCTGAAATATTGTGAAACTGTAcccaaaaacacatcaaaatcccagttaaaaaaaaaaaaaagttattgactTTAATACAGATAGTATGTACAATGAAGTATGTACAGAGAAGACAAAAACTTTCAGATCACAACTGTAgaataattacaatatttttcagatgaAGATCAGTAGCCTCTGCAGAGGtatgccaccaccaccacgtcACACTTGCGTCATGGTTAAagacttttttgtcttttttttaataataataatacataaacaCACTGTACACAAAAATGATATCAGCTGAGAAGACGCGCAGTCCATGTCCGGCCGGGCCTTGAAAGCAGCGCCGTCACATTTTCGTGTAAAACGCGCCCCTGCCTAataaaaggttgggaaacactgcttTAAAGCAGACATTCTCAAACTTCCTGGGTCCAAGCCCGCCCCACCCGACAGGGGAGAAATATGTccaaaaattgtgtattttacgGAAATAACATCTGAATGTGTTTTGTACTGAAAAGAAAGTGACAAAGTTgtatttgtttcaaaataaaacccgTAATCCATACAACAAAGATGGAACTTTGTCAGCCTAAGAGGCCACCGAAAGATGCGGCCATAATTTGATATTAAATACATTTACCAAGAGCAGAAATTCCTATTTTAACAAGTTAATTAAATACAGCTTTATTCTCACAATACTTTTTCTTCTTAGCTttgtttgtccaaaaaaaaaaaaaaaaaactgcactgtTTGAAACGATAGCGCAATTTAATTGCAATTTTGCGGCCCCTCAAGCTATGCCTGACGGGCCCCTCCGTGCGTCCGGTgaccccagtttgagaagcGCCGCTTTGAAAAGGCCCGGCCGACGAGCTTTCCACATTCATGTTTGGTCATCCAAATGGCTCCCACATTAACGTTATGCTACTACACGTGCAGTTTGTCCACATCGCACCATTCCTGGCCTGCGACCCCCACCCCAAGGTCAaacgccactttttttttttttttctttggcttttttgtggCTACGGGTGCCTTTGATGGTAAAAGAGGAGAAGTGTGAGAGTAAATGGCCCCCACTACCCCAAATGAGGGGATTTAACCTGGAATGAATTCCTTGCATCctcaatgtatgattattatgCTCACAGGACAGGGTAGGGTAGGGCACCTTTATATTACACAAAAGAGGCTTTTGCTGGTGCTTCCCAACTCACCCGTCGCCTTCGTCCCGGCTCAACAgactgcggcggcggcggcggccatggCGGCGCTCTCCCGCCGGCCCTGCTTCTTCAGCAGTTGGATGCGGTTGTGCACGTAGAACTTGATGGCCCGCCAGTCGCGCTGGTTGCTGACGAGCAGCGGGCACAGCTCCAGGCAGCGCTCGCAGTCGGCCTTGGCGGGCACGCGAAGCTCCACCAGATTGCGCTTGAGGTGCGTCTCCACGGCGACGCGCTCCGCCTCCGACCAGGGACGCTTCAGCACCCCCCGTTTTCCTGTGAGGCAAACACATTGGAGTGGATTTGTAGGgaaaacagcaattttttttccaagttacaaattgaaaaaaaaaaaacattttaaaaaatgccaaaGGAAAATTGAGCGAACATTGAAAgtgtaatttctttttcaataataaaaaaaaggtttgttgataaaatgtataaacatttgaacctaaaaaaaaaaaggacaaatattGAAACTTCCATgctcaattattttgtgactATAAAAATGGTAATTTAGAAATTCACAAATGCAAACATATCAGCTCCTTAAATCATTGTCCATTTTATCTccatttacatgtttattttccttgaaaaaaaaagctgataaCTGCTGAATAAttcctttttaaaatggaagaaaaactttgatttgaattttttttttttttttaattgacaagtTGAAActaagaaaacattttgtacatattaGCAGGAAGAAATAATTTGGGATCCACAAAATAATCTCAAAATGTctaagtaaattaaaaaaaacaaaaggtacaCATGACGACAGAAACTAAGATCAGGGTGACACAAAGCAACTCTCGAGCTACCTGATTTGGGCGGGAGTGACCTCCTTTTCGGGGCGCTGGCAAGTGTCGGGCTGACTGCCGAAGGAGTTAGCGCCCTCTTCTTCTTCGGGGGTCTTCCCGGTCCTTTCTTCTTCACGACCACCTCCGCCTTCTCCGGCACTTCCTGCTTCACGTCCTCCGCCGCAGAGCCTTCCGAGAAGGAGTCGACAGAGTTGCCGGACATCACTGTGGGACACAAAAGATTAGAAGAGCACGGCTCGTGGTGAGTGATCCGGGTCCTGGGAAGCGTGAAATTTCATGCGACAAATACATAAACCAACAACTCTAGTCCTAGAGACACAGCCAGTGGACACAAACAGGTGGACTCCAAACCTAAACTTTAGGATTCAAATTCAAACGTCTTCAACAAGCAAGAAAAATCCCGCCGCCTCCGTTCAAGTTGAATCTTACCGTCCAACTCCAGACAGATGTGCTGCAGGCTCATACCACGGAACAGCACGCCTTCCTTCTCACCGTACAGAACCACACGCCCCACCCGGCCCATCAGCGCCGCATCCCGTGAGATGGAGGAGCAGTTTTGGGTCACGTGGTACTCGGTCTCGAGGAAGTTCTCCAGCCGCTTGGTGGCGCAGCCCGGGGCCTGACCCTCCTCCAAGAACAGGAGCTGCGTGAGAATGGCCACCTGCCGGCGGACCCGCGTCCCCGTGATCCCACCCGGGTTCTTGACGCCGCTCGCCCGTGCCAGGTTCCGGAGGAGGTCCGTGCCACGGAGCGGGGTGGCGGGGGAGTGATAGGGGCGGGAGAAGACGTAGGGGCTCTCGGGGTCCACGCCGACATCGGTGCTGGTTTGAAGGAGAAGGTCGAGGCAGGACTCGCAGTTGGGCGGCAGAATGAGGGGTTGGACGCGGCCACGCTTTCCCATGACGCCGACCCTCGGGAGGTGGGAGAGGACCCTGCGCTCAAAGGGCGACAGGAGGCCCTCGGTGCCGGAAGGGGAGCCGCCGCAGGAGCTCTCCTGGGGGGCGGCCCGCTTGCGGTAATCCAGGATAGTGAGCTTGGCCACTTCGCACTCGCGGTGGCGGTTGAAGAGGATGAGGAGCGAGAGGCTGGTGTGGCAGAGCTGGCGCCAGGCCTCGGCGGAGGGGGAGCGGCCCAGCGACAGGAAGGCGgcgtgctgctgctgccgcagGTACACCACCAGCGAGGAGAGCGACGACAGCAGCGGAGACATATGGTGCCGGCGCGACCTGAAAGGAAGACAACGCTCGCTGAAAATTACCGCGCGACTTTCTATTACATTAGCATCGGACTAAAAACCGCCGCCAGACAAACTTTTAGTTtgcggtttattttatttaacattggCGGTTAACACTTGAGGCATCACCACTGAATGTAGCGTTCGTGGAAATCAAGGAGTCATTTACTTGAAATAACACACGCACACTACAGGTTCATCTCAAGGTCACTTACTTTTAAGGGTACGTTTTCAAGAGTGGGATATAATGAGGGGTGTTGTGGATAGCTACAATTAcaactttaaaataataataataataataataatacaggtcAAGTCAGGTTTCTCCACTTTGTCATCAGTGTTCGGTCACTGAAGGGGCTTGACTGGAATAATACACACCTAGACTGAGAATCTAACCTGGTGGTTTCTCCGTTCTTCTCCTCTGATGCGTCACCGTCTCCGTCCGCACTCAGATCGAGATCTTCCTCCGGATCGATGTCTGGCTCGGGCGTCGGAGGCGGAG comes from Syngnathoides biaculeatus isolate LvHL_M chromosome 21, ASM1980259v1, whole genome shotgun sequence and encodes:
- the mfsd8 gene encoding major facilitator superfamily domain-containing protein 8 yields the protein MSQSADPDENTPLLRDEPRSDDVLDDDYRSRWRSIRVMYFTMFLSSVGFTIVITSLWPYLQKSDNTADATFLGWVVAAYSLGQMAASPLFGLWSNHRRRREPLVCSIVINLSANIYYAYASLPSTGDKYHILISRAFVGFGAGNVAVVRSYVAGATSLKERTNAMANMSACQALGFILGPALQACLSFLGELGYTVEFIDLKLNMYTAPALLAAVFGVINILLVLLVLREHRVDDNGRRIRAINYLSEDEVDVMDDPDETIDHLAVFTSNVLFFIVMFIFAVFETIATPLSMDMFAWTRRQAVLYNGIIICGIGFESILVFLAVKVAAQRVGDRPVLLAGLAIIFCGFFILLPWGSHYPKIQWADLKNNSLVSQLSSNSSFEPTGCPYEQTWCQYTPAIHLAQYITSDFLIGVGYPACNVMSYTLYSKILGPKPQGVYMGWLTASGSGARTLGPVFVSHVYALLGPRWAFSVICGLVVAAIFLLSCVYHRLIAFSVRHGRTIE
- the LOC133494777 gene encoding uncharacterized protein LOC133494777 isoform X2; translated protein: MDPLPCVPELGEEGAAGVRGPVLFHPPPNCRIREVHCGTQVRLVVIAIRDIAKGEEITVDYSLTDWGENAMDEEAGPHSLSLSVSDYLTPSWSLSPSSSPLTHSEPSDSDREEDEEEEEDDDDEEEEEEEEEEMEDMRGRMLRRRKKRKIHTAVSVKKKSTAASSRGPGRPCSSFSAPPGRSNTQAVGALAPPTTNINNNININIGSSSGTPASRRQHCMYCGRHYRSLSRHLEKHHANQPEVRSAMELAHLRTHSNGNPSHVSTTHGHSFAVPQPSSLGPVAPPALFTKERESLGTRSGAVSFSLSLSPPAQKKAASGLPLTTTKCVAPLAAPRVKSPAPPPPSPPRRGRRMKSEKVEEQQKVEAERVQEDLAPPPTPEPDIDPEEDLDLSADGDGDASEEKNGETTRSRRHHMSPLLSSLSSLVVYLRQQQHAAFLSLGRSPSAEAWRQLCHTSLSLLILFNRHRECEVAKLTILDYRKRAAPQESSCGGSPSGTEGLLSPFERRVLSHLPRVGVMGKRGRVQPLILPPNCESCLDLLLQTSTDVGVDPESPYVFSRPYHSPATPLRGTDLLRNLARASGVKNPGGITGTRVRRQVAILTQLLFLEEGQAPGCATKRLENFLETEYHVTQNCSSISRDAALMGRVGRVVLYGEKEGVLFRGMSLQHICLELDVMSGNSVDSFSEGSAAEDVKQEVPEKAEVVVKKKGPGRPPKKKRALTPSAVSPTLASAPKRRSLPPKSGKRGVLKRPWSEAERVAVETHLKRNLVELRVPAKADCERCLELCPLLVSNQRDWRAIKFYVHNRIQLLKKQGRRESAAMAAAAAAVC